The following is a genomic window from Halichoerus grypus chromosome 5, mHalGry1.hap1.1, whole genome shotgun sequence.
TTCATGGGACCTCCTGTGTTAGGGCAGTGAGAAGGGcacttgggggcgggggggacaagAAGCTAAGGACTGTCGACCTGTCCCCTGAGCCTTACAAGGccatcctcccacctgcctccccggTGACAGGTTGTATATAGAGAAAGCGTTGCTGTTTTTCCAGCGAgagtaggtgggtgggtggtgaaCAGTGGGCTTCAGCGGGGCTGAGAGGAAGACTGGGACCCGGGTTTGTCAGGCAGCCCTCCCGTACACGTCCCAGAGGAGCCCCCCGCCGGCCCAGGGGCTGACGGGGGCAGGCAGCTGAGTGACCGTGCAGACGCTGCTGGGATTTGGCCGTTCCCTGGGCAGACGCTCTAGGAGAGGGCGCTGGCCTACTTCCGGGAGCCCGTGGGACGGCCCCAGAGCATCCCTTTCCCTAGCAGGCTCTCAGAGTGCACACGGCCTGTGCGTGCAGTGCCACACACGAGCCGTTCTTGTGCTGCTTGCTTAGGTTTGAAGGCTTCGGCCTTCTCTGTGTGAGACCCGTTATCTCGGTCACGGCCCGTCTGCCTTCTCTTGTAGAGGGGGCCAAGATCGTCCTGTCCCCAGCTCAGGGTCACCCCAGTGAGGGTTGGAGGGAAGTGACGCCCAGactccctctgagcctccaggcagccctgctCTGCTCCTGGGTCCTGACACAGCAGGGTGAGGGGAGCCCAAGGAGGAGCTTCCTTTGAGAACTGTCGCTGTCCTCACTGGGCTACCTGGCGAGGGAGTGACTGCCCTACCCCCACGGTGCTCCATCAGGATTATAGGTGGGGGCATTCTATGACATGGACGGTCCCCTGTCCACCTCGACATCCTGGGATCTCCCAAACCAGACAGCCTCAGAGGCAGGCCTGCTTTTGTCCTCCAGGGTCCTGTAACCGGGGTCTAGAAATATCCCACACCCTCAAGTGGGCAGACAGAAACCAGTCAAATGATTCGgagctggggagcctggggagaggaagcagggctGGGAGAAAGCGAGAGGTCAGAAGAGCTAAGACCGGGGGCTAGAGAGACAGACTGTGAGCACCCCCAGGCCCTGGAAACAGCAGGTCCTCCCAGGTTTGGGTGGCCGACCACAAGCACCACCACGcactggacacacacacacagcccattCTGAAGCTCGGGACAGCAGTGAGAACTAGTCTCTTTGCTTACCACCACCTCGTTCCACAGCTGCTTTGGAGCTCCCCGCTGGGCCATCCCCCCCAGCCGCGGTGagggctggggatggagggggGTGGCTGTCCCTGTCCCAGGGGCCCGGCCTCTGAGAAGCACTGGCGTCTGCAGATGGGAAAAGGTGGTCCCTTTCATAGATGCTTTCCCTCTCAAAGGCAGGGGCCTGTTTTTAGTCCTGCTAGAAGCACACTTTTCCTTCCAGctctgctgccttttttttttttttcttcccgaTTGCTACTGAAATCACTTCAGTCCCAAGTAAATCACTTTTAGTAGGTTTTCACGGCAAGTGTGCCAAGCATTCACTCAGAAAACCTGTGGCAACCTTGTCCTCACCTTCTTAATAGTAATCACACCAGCGTCTGCCCCTTGCACCAGGCTTTGGGGAGCAGGTTCTCACTCAGCCTTCTGCTCCCCCCTCTCTGGAAGGCCTCCTCTTCACCCCTGGGGCCAGAAGGGGGCATTTCATGTGGAGGACAAAGATAGGGAGTTAGGGGCCCTGAGTGctcatcctggctctgccactaggTGACTGGGGGGCCATtgggcctctgggcctcagtttccccatccaaaCCTCGAGGGCTACCTCCTCCCCCACGCCCCTGTAAAAAGACCCCTGTGTAGTGATAGGATTTTTGGCTGGGGGGGGTCTCCTGGTCCCCACACTTTAGGGGAGGGGATAGGATGAGTTACGTCTCCACGGGGTGAAGGAAAGACAGGGTGTGGCTTAAACCACGCTGGCCGGGGTCCGGGAGGTGAGCGCGGGGGGCAGGCTGCCGTGGAGGGGTGTATGGCAGGCGGCGCGGCCAGGGCACAGCCCCGTGGAGACAGCAGGGTGTGTGACAGGTCCTGTCCCACCCATGCAGCACCTCCTGCTGACACCAGCTCCCTCTGTCTACCGCTCCTGGGGATGtcgcccccagccccagccggcAGGTCAGGGAGGCCATGCGTGGCCCCAGAAGGGTGGTGGCGGCCGGGGCAGGCGGGcgtgtctccctctgtcccccagccaCTCAGCGCAGCTCTCACGTCTCTTTCAGCCTCCGGGAGGAGTTCCTGGGACCCAGCCACTGCTGCCCAATTCCATGGATCCCACCCGACAACAAGGTAGAGGGCTGGGCGGGGCCGCCTGCGGTGTGGGGAGTCTGTGCTGTCTGCCCCCCGCCGCCTCACAGCTCCCCTGCTCTCTCGTACAGGGCACCCCAACATGGGAGGATCAATGCAGAGAATGAACCCTCCCCGAGGCATGGGGCCCATGGGGCCCGGCCCACAGGTAAccccctgtctgtctgtccagcTCCCTGGCCATCTGTGTGCACCCGCCTACTCTCCTCCTTCCACAGTCTGTCCGTCGTTCACGTCACTCAGCTcacaggggtgaggggagaggacaCGGCCGAGTCCCCAGCTGCCCCCTCTGCCCATGGCTGGGCTGGCCCCCCACACAGCCAGGAGCAGCCCCCCTCGGTAGGCAGCAGGTCAGGTTGAGGGGCCCTCCGGGAAGCTGAGGGAGTGGGTCAGCCAGGTGTTGGCAGATCTTCCGTGGGAGGCTTTTGAGGAATTTGGAAGGTGGAGGGTCTGGTGCCCGAGCAGTGGTGTGGGTTCTCCAGGAATCCCACAGCCTCCTACCCCAGGTAGGTGAATTCGAACTGGCTCAGGGTCCTAGTTTGTTGCGACCCAAAGGCGGCACGAATGAGAGGCAGTCCTAGCTCCGCCTACAACTAACTCACCGTTAGTCTGTCCTTGGGTGAATCATTTGACCTCAGGGGGCCCTAGTAAGCCTCGGTCCCCCTGTTTGATGTGAGGGCAGGAGGAGTGTGTACCCCTGGTTCTCAGTGATGCCACCCCAGTGAGAGGAGACTAGGCTGGCCAGGGCCCCTAAGACCCCCTTACCCCCTTCCACCCAGAGCCTCTGCCCGTTTCAGGTCCCAGGCTCCAAGCTAAGATTTCTTCTGCCCAGAGAGGTTCCATTGTCACAAAGGACCCCTCGGAAATCTCTGGGAGACATGACGTCAGGTGCCCTGTCCAGCTCTGCAGTTACAGCACACTGGTCACTCCTTGTGCCCCAGCTCCAGGCCCCACAGGGACAGGCTCCCACGGGACCATCAGGCAGGGGTCTGACAGGCCTTTCCTGTTCTCGAACCTTCTCACGGTTGCTTCCCACTCTCCTGAGTATTTGAATGTGGCTCTGTTTCCTGTAGTACTGTGGCAGAGAGTTTGCTGATCTGACTATCTAAAAGAAGCTGGAAGTCTAAATAAGGAGAAGGGAGTTTCATTTAGCGACATCGGGAGGCTTTTGCTGTAGGGTGTTCCTTCCCTTTTCTGCCCTGCCTGGAAGTCTGCTTGTCGTCGGGGTCCGTCCCCCCCATTCAGGGTGCAGATGTTTGCATTCTCTGGGCCCCCTCCCCAGGTTTCCGGttccctgggggaggaggagtgcTCCCGCTCCCAAGCTCACAGACACGTGCCCGCTCTGGTAGGGAGAGGTGTCTGCCCACACCCAGAGTCCTCCGCGCCGTCTGGAGTTGTATTTCCAGCACACCCAGCCCACTGCCTTCTCCTCGGTGGTGGCTGCAACATCTGTGGTGCTGAAAGATTTTAGGGAGGTCCTTGTCTTCTCTTGGCCCTCTAATCCTACAATGAAGCAAGCCCACACCAATTGCAGTtctggttttcttgtttgtttctttgtttgttttctttcctcaaatCCCCCAAAGCTTGTGTTTTCACCAGTTCCTTTTAAGCCACCAGAGTGGCCCCTTCCTGCCATGTGGCTGTCTGGAGCTGACCTCTGCCGGGTGGCTCCGCTGAGGAACTCgtgggaggggctgcagggtcTGAAGCAGAGCGTTGCCTCTCCTGGGTCAGGAACCTGTAGGTCCCTCAGCTGCACTTCAGAGATGCTCTTGGGGTGGATGAGCAGTGACCTTGGACTTCCACAACATCCTGGGGGATCTGGGGACACAAGAGGATCTAGTGGGAAGGCCCCCGCCCACAAGAACCTCTGGGTTCTTGGAGGCTCAGCagctccatctgtaaaatgggcaagaGACCAGCATCTACTGTAGAGGAGTGCTCAAAAGGGGAGGCTCAAGTTCCGGGCGTGACGTTTGCCATGGGGTACTCCCAGTAAGCAATGTGTGTCTTCCAACTTGGGGGCTGAAAATCGGTGTTCAGGACTCTCATTGCCTGGGTTTGATGATTGCTTTGAGTagtgtgtgtttttgtttctgtttttttttcttttttctggccaAGGCCATTAGCAGTTTGTTAAGCTGGTAGTAATTCTGAGGTTCTGAAAGCTGGGAATGGATGTCAGCAGACAGACCCAGAGCAGAGTATTCTGTAAGTTTAGGACTTCTTCCTGGCTTAGCAGAGCCTCTGACCAGCAGTCTGGCACACTCTTGTGGCATGCTTTAAAGAGGGGAGGCTCCTAAAGGCTGAAGTCTTACCAAACAAGGCCTCTTGGGTCCAGTGTGGCTCTCCTGATCTTGCCACGTGGTGTGCAAGGGTGTGGCTCTCATGTAGACCCTGACAGGGGTGACCCAGAGGAGAGTGAGGAACTAGCCCAGGGATGAGGCCAGTTGATGCACCCCACCTCCGCCAACCTCAGGGGCTCTGGAAACATCTCCCTTGTTCTTTATTTGACTTCACTGTATCAATAGGGAGACCCTAAAGTGCTTTGCCCATGTCTCCTGTACCCGTCTGGGTAGAGTGCAGTCTTAAATTCCAGGGCCAAACCTCCCTTAGAGCAACCCAGAATGtctgccccagcccctcactgGGGGCAGAAGGGCCTGGCCTGGTGTGGGACAGGTTTTGGGGTCAGCCAGGGAGCAGGTACTGCAGAGTCTAGAAGTTTTGGACCCGAAGGCTGAGGGCAGGACCACCCCATCTCCTGcccccaggcctttctggctGTCCCCTGAGGGCGCGCTCTTGGTCACTCCCAATGGACAGGAGAGGGATGAACTCAGAACTTAGTGCTGGAAAACAGGGTTCCAGCCGCAGCTCAGCGCAGTTGGGCCTCTagtccctcatctgcaaaatgggcagcCGCGTGATCACCTTACAGGGTCCACTGTAGGTCTGGTAGAAACAGCCTGAGGGGCCTGCAGGGTGTTCCACGGACCCCGCTCCCTCCCTAGAACACGGGCTCGTGGGGGCGGCGGGGTGGGGAGAGTCCTGTCTCTGCCACAGCCTGGGCTCTTAGAAAAGGAGGCCAGCCTCTTCGGGCAGCCTTTATAAGCACCACTGTATACACAGCGCCGTGCTGAGACCAGTCACAAAGGTGGGATATCATCAGCCTGTTATTCCAAGTGGGGAGTAAATTTTTAATAGCCAGTGACCACTCCAGAACTTTCTGAAGAAGAGGTACACTGTAGTCTTGGGGCTACTTTATAGATTTCAAAGCCCGATGGACTGACATTTGCACTTTCTGAGCCTGTGCTGCGTTTTAGCCTAAATGTCACAGAGGACCCAGCAGACCAGGCATCGCCCTGCCCCTTTCCCTGAGTGTCTCAGACAGGTTTTACTCTGGTTTGGTGAAACGGCCAGAGCCAAAAAGGAGGTAATACATCCACTTAATTATAGTCTTTCTTTAAAGAACTATGTCGGTATCTGATGGGAATGTTTTGGCTAAGTGTTTCAGAAGTGACTCTCGTTGGAATGAGCCTAGAACTGCAAGGGCTTCTGGCCGGGCTCCCGTGGACAGAGCACAGGGCCCCCTCAGAGATGCTGTGGCTCATAGACCCCCTGGGTGCCAATGACTAGCGTTTCTGGTGTTCAGGCTGGGGATGGAATCCACACAGGCTAGCATCAGATCGCCATCCTAGCTCGCGTGTGTTTGAGAAAGTTCACGTGAAGGATAAACCCTGATCTCTAGGGACAGTCCTGTGCCACCCGGAAGAAACTGCATCTCCCTGCTGGTCCAGGACAGCCCAGCTCTTTCTTGGTTCTGAGGCTTCTGAGTAATGGCCTCAGCAAGAAGGATCATAAACCCGGCCAGAGCGGctaggggctgggtggggagaaaGTGGGGCCACTCAAAGCACCTTCCCGGTGGGGGCCCATAGAGGTCCCCCACATGATGAGAGGGGGATGGAGGACAGGACCCTGCTGCCCAGGAAACTGCCTGGACGGTGTGTCCTAAAggctggaatgttcttcccctgcTTTAAGGTGAAGATAGTGCTGGGCGGGCCGTGGGCAGCACCCAGAAAGACTGGGAGCTCGGGGAGCTGGAGCAGGCCCCAGCCCTTCATTGTTCCTGACGGCAGACCAGAGCCCTCTGCCCAGGGTCCGGGGTGTGAGGGGACAAGGGTGAGGGAAGACAGGGACCACCGCCGTGGATGTGGCCAGCCCCACAGTGCGCTGAGGGTCCCTCCCATGCGTCTAGCTGCCCCGTCCGTGCAGAGCCATGCCGACGGCACAGGAAGGGGGCATCAGGCTGCTGGTCACCTCGCAGTCCAGTGCTGTGGGCGGGCGGACATGGAGGGAAGAGAGCCGTTTCTGGAGGAGCCTGTGAAACCATGCCTCCAAGCCGTCTATGAGAAGGCTGCTGTTTCTGCTTTGAGAACTTCCCCCCAAAGTTGCCCTTCGGCCCTACTTTCACCCCTAACTCAGTGTGCGCCTTTGGGCAAATCTGTGGCCCCTCCAGTCGGGGAGGCGTACGTGGCCCGGACGGCCTCCCTCTTGGGAAGCGGCCGTGCTGGCTATTTGGGAGGCTCTGGAAGGTGAGATCGAGGTAGGAACTGGCGTCCCAGAAcctccccggggggggggggggggcggcacaCTGCATGAGCGGGCCTGTTCCCGGAGTGAGCACCTGGCATGTTCTCTCCTGTCGCCGCGTCCCGGGCTCCACCGGGCTCCACCAGCCCCCAGACCGGCCTTCCGCTGGCCCGCAGTGGGcgggagagggagcagggccgCGGCCGTGGCCCCTGCAGGGGCTCTGTCTACACTGTGAGCTTTGTGGAGGGATCGCGGAGCTGCACGTGGGGCTTCGGAAGGGCCCTTTAAGACCCGAGGTTCTGTGATGCTTAAGGCAGCATTAAGGGCTTTGGTGTTCGTTCTGCTGCTAACATCCCGGATCAGAACACACCTCCAAGAGCTGACAGAGCACTTGAAAGCTCTCGTTGCGTTTGAGCCTCACggggctgtggggctggaggCTCTCTGTCCCCATGGCGGCTGCGCCAGGGGCTTTCACTCTGCTTCTGCTCAGCGTTTTCATCTTTCAGGAGGGGACCGCGATGGGGCCATTGTCACAGCCGTGTGCCCAAGCCGGGGCTAGCTGTTCTGTGCTCCGACCTCCCGTCTGCGGCTCTGACTGCCGGCCCGAGCCACTGTGCATAGAGAGGGCCTGGCTCCTGCACGTCCCGGGGCTGACGCGGGACCCCTCTGGGGTCACCCCGCTCTGCCTCCACGACTCCAGGCCTTGCTCTCTGCCGGTCGGCCCGGTGCCGTTCCTGTTGCTGTCTACACACTGTGTGTCCTTTTAGACTCCAAGCTGCTGTCAGGGTGACCGGGCAGAGGACGTGGTCCCACGGCTTTCAGGTTCAGGAGCCGGGCCTTGGCTGAAGAACCCACCCCCAGCGTGATGTTGGCTCTGAGCTGGTCAGCTCGGGGCCTTTCACCAGATGTGTGGTGGGGAGAGTGCAGAGCCAGAGGCTTGTAGACCCGGGTTTAAACCCCAGCTGAGTCACTGGCTTACCGATTCCGGGCAGATCTTTCTCCCCTCAGACCCTCAGTCTCCTCTTCTCTAAAATGGCGTTGTTCTAAGGATGAGCCAGAGGCTGTACCCAAAATGTGTCATGTGCCTCCTCTGCCGTCAAATTCCCACCACCCTTACTTCGGTCAGATTCTACAAAGGCAGAGCTTAAGCTACAACCAGGCTCATTTACTCTCTGTTCATTTACTTGATCACTCCTTCATTGACTGAGCACCCAGTCTGTGACGGCTGCTGTGTGGGGTGACGCATGCAGATCTTTCAGGTACAGTCCCCACCTTCAGCAGGTCCTCAGAGCCCAGTGGCAGAGACGTGTGGCCACGGCCATAGCCCAGCGTGGCAGGGGTCGGGATTACAAGGCATGATGGGGGTCAACAGTTAACCCCAAGAGGTGTGCAGGGAAGGCTTCACAGGGGAGGTGCTCTTCGAGCTGGGTTTGGAAGATGTGTAGGAGCCCAAGTGGAGAAGGGAAGCAAAGTATTTCTTTGCGAAGAAAATAGCGTTGGAAGTGGGGAGTCAGGGGTAGCAGTGACAAGAGGTTCCTGATCCTGGCACTCTTGTGACCCCCCGCACTCTGCTTGGGGGTAGGGGTTGTACTGAGCTGAGGAGGGACTCTTCCCTCAAACAATTGgtgaccccccccacacaccccaagagttttcttcctgcttctccagCACCGTGTATGTCGAGGGCCCCACAGGCTGGCCCCTGAATCAGGCAACCTGATCCAGGGGTTGGGGGACAACCCAGGTGTGGGGCAAGCAGGGGGCAGTGTCTGTACGTGCTGGACCGTGGGGACAGCCAGCGGCCAGGCCCCTCAGGGTTCCTTCCCCTCCCACATTCAGACCCagtccccgcccccagccccggaATTTCTGAGGTGGGTAGTGTTCACCAGTCGGCTCTGTTACAAGTCCATTCCCTTTCCCCGCCCAAGACCGGAGATGTGAGGGCTTGCTGAACATTCCCATGCTTTTGAGAGAACCATCCCGAAGCCTCCCTCTGTGCTGGCTTGTCATTGTGGTCCCGTCACGTGgttcccaccccctcacctttTTTTAACgaatatgttatttttcttcctcatcaGATCCTTTCCACAGACTAATCCTCTTGCTTATATTCTGTttgtcttccctccctccttctctccggttccctttctccttctcataGACTGACCCTTGGTTATCGTTGCAGAATTATGGCAGCGGCATGAGACCACCACCCAACTCCCTCGGCCCCGCCATGCCCGGGATTAACATGTAAGGCACAACTGACCTTGCTGTTGGCTCAGAGCCCGCggctcgcccccccccccccgccagccccccgAGACCCTGGCGGACAGAGGCGTCCCGGGCACCTCTCCGGCCCTCCGCCCTCCCAGCAGTGGCGTGGGGTGGGCGTGGCGGCCGCACTGTGACGGTGCCGCACGGTGCTCTTCCGAACAGCCCGGGAGGTGGGTCTCAGCATCCCCCACTTAGGGATGGGggaaccgaggcccagagaggtgaagtaacttgcctgtGCTCACATGGCTCTAACGATAGGGTTGAGATTTGAACCCCTGTACAGCTGACCACCGACAGCTCTAGTCCTCTCGTCCCTAAGCCCCTCGCGGGGGTAGGTCCCCGTGAGAACCTGTGCGTTCCCTTCCTGGGAAAaggcacacacacaggaaatcTTAGGTACGTTACACATTTTCCGTATGATTTATAGGAGCTTGTAGACTTCCGCCCACGGAGCTGCCCGTTGCTCCCCGAGAGCCAGATGGTGTGTGAGGGACTTCCTGTTAGTGATGTCAGCAGTCTCGTTTTGGCCCTGCTGGCACCCCCCGTGGGGTTGATAAGACCTTGTTCATGGTcgtcctctgtctctctccctctctcagggGCCCGGGAGCCGGCAGACCCTGGCCGAATCCTAACAGTGCTAACTCAGTGAGTACCCGGGTTGGATGGGATGGTGTGTGCCAGGGAGGGGTTTCTAGGATACAGGGTAGTCCTGTCCCCAGGTTGAAGGTGTCATCAGAGGCGGGATGCAGCAAGActcccccccgcgcccccccccccccccccccccgtgtccgCAGGGAGGAGCCCTGCTGTAAGTGGAGGCGTAGAAGTACCATGCTGGGGCCTTCAGGGTTCTGGGCCCAGCCCTGCAGAAACTCTGATGGGTGAGCTGAGGGCTCGCTCAGAGAGCACTGTGCACCTAGAAACCTCTGGCGAGCCTCTCTTCCCTGGCAGGGCTGGCTTCCCGCACTCAGAGGACAGAGCTGGGAAAGGGCTCCACTCAGAAGGCCAGAGGGCTGGGGAGAAGCTCCCGCTTTGCCGTCCTCTTGAGCTGGAGGCTCTCCCATGTCCACGCCCCTCCCAAGCTCCCTGCCAAGGCTCTCAGGATCAGTTCAGTGTGGGAACTGGGCTTTGTTCACACCGCCGGCCCTCCCAGGGACACGCACCAGGGAGCCCACCGCCTTTCCCAGCAAGAGGGGGAGTGTCCCCAAGTGGATTGGGGAGCCCAAGGGCACTCTGAGTATCGGAGGAAGTGACTCTGACGCATGGCTCCCCCACCtcttgtttttagattccatactCCTCCTCATCACCTGGTACCTACGTGGTaagtgggtgtgggtgtggggcaTTGCGTGTCCAGCCCCATGTGACTGAACGCGCAAGAGAACTTCTTCCAGGGTCCCTGCCTCTTTCCCCTTCAAAACACGTTCTGAGCACACGTTCCAAACTGTGCTAGGACCTGCTGTCGCCGTACAGGTATCTGTACCTTCCGGTGGCCCAGAAGTCCCCCGGCAAGACCCAGAGTTAGGTCCCCATCTTGGGGGCTGGCCAGTGGCCCGGCTGGTTTCCGTCACAGGCCTCTGGTTCCACCCAGTGCCATGGCTGCCTCTGGGTTTGAAGAAAGGATGGGGGCGGGTgtcgggggcggggagggcgtcCAAGTCCAGCTCCCCCAAGGCTTAAACACTCAGACTCTGCTTGAGCTTTAGCAAGAGCCGAATACCGGGCTGGGCCCTGCGTGAGCCCTCACCTTTGATGTCTCTGGAGCTCGGTGGCTTCTTCCCACCCGTATCATTGTCATGGGTTTTTGATGGccatttttatctcatttccaGGGACCTCCTGGTGGTGGTGGCCCCCCAGGAACACCCATCATGCCTAGTCCTGCAGGTAAGAAGGCTTGGGGAAAGGGTGCCattgagggaggaaggggccccAGAGGGGCCCAAGTGGAGGGCCAGAGCTTATCAACTAGTCCTCCTGAGCAGCACTGCCTCCACCAGGTATCTTGGCGTCAGGGAGTTAGGAGGCAGGAGGCCCCTCGTGCCAGTAACCTGTCCTGTGGCCTCAGCCAGGTCATTCCTCCTCTCTGGTTAAAGGATGGGGCAGAGTGGGGGAGATCCAGGAACAAGGGGTCTCACTGTCCTCGGCTCGCACCTGTCCTGGCTGTGCATTTCTCTAGGTCACTAAAAAGGGGCTTTGGAATTCTGGCATCCTGGGACCAGGACCATATAACATGATGCCTCTTGAGTTCCTAGAACTCTTGGCTTCTGGTCCTCTCTATAGGAGatcgcttctccctctttcttagATCAGAAGAGGGCATGCGTGCACACATgtgggcatgcacacacatgcatacacacacagcaTCACGTTTGTGTTTCTCTCCCAGCTGAGAATAACACACTGCCATCTTGAAGGAATTCCACCAGTCTTTACCTACCCAGAGAATAAGAAGTGAGAGGTAGCTGGATTTCTCCCTGAGAAATAGGGTGCCTGCTCCTGATATAAACATGTTAGCTGGTTTTCTAAGGAGACTTTTCTAGTTAATTGGGGGAGACGGAGGGGTCCCTATGTCCCCAGACTCCCCGACCCCCAGGAGCAGTGGGGGAGCGGGTGGCTGTGGTGTTCTGGCCCCCACTCCCGCTCCCTCTTTCTGCTGCTGCATTTTGATGAGCTGCATGACCTACATTCAGACTGGGTCACATTAAACCACTCCATATGTTAATGCGTCTCCAGCCCCATCCTTGccgcccctcctgccccatcagCTTGGCAAGGTGGCCCCTGGGTAATTTGTGGCGTTTCCCTTTCCCCGATTTGATTAAAGCCGCTGCGTGGGATTGGGGGGTTGGGGAACGCAGGTGGCTGTCCCCGCACGGTCCCCGGCAGTGTCTGGGGACCAGAttgggtttggggtggggagatgagaaTTCAgacctgccaccccacccccctttgcCACGTTCACGCTGCTGTCCAGACGTCCTGGAATTCTGCGTTTCAGGGTTGAGTGGTTTTCACAGTTGAATTTTCTGTGATTAAAAACTTGGTGAATCTTCATTAAATACAAATTAGCCAGAAAATGGTGGTACTTAGAGGAGATTTTAGgtgataaaatacaaaagaatgagtTCAAGTGCCACGAgtttgttttaattaagaaatgaaTTAATCACCCCGACTTGTGGGTTTCCACTGTTCTACAGATTCAACAAATTCCAGTGACAACATCTACACAATGATTAATCCGGTGCCGCCTGGAGGCAGCCGGTCCAACGTAAGTCCGCTTTCTAATAATTTACATATCAGATACCATAACAAATCATAATTAACTTCATCAGCTGAGGGGAAAGCAAGTTTAATTGATTTCAGCCATTTGTTaccaaagatgaataaaataaaccgTCAGAAAAGTGATTAACTCTTGGGGAACTCAGTTCCCATTTTGTAgctgggagagaaagggggatAGCATGgtgccctctcccctctggtcaGAGCGGGGCACCCGGCCTTACTGTGGGGATCCCTGCTGCTCCGAGTGGGGTGTTGGTGAGGGAAAGCATTAGGCTGCGGGTGGACCCGGGCCCCGCCCTGCTGACGGGCTGTGCCGCCCTGGGCCAGTCTGTCACCCTCTCGGGTCTAGAGCTGTGGGTTCCTGGAGCCCATCTGGACACCCACCTGCCCTGTGTCTCCAGCCCCTTTGGGAGCCCTGTGACTCCTGCACCCTGGGGCTTCTTGGCCTCTCCTTGTGTTCCTGCCTGGCTGGGAAGCCACCCTCTGGCCCCCCGCCTTCTGGGCTTCTCCAGGTCCCAACCCTCACTGATGTCGCAGCTCAAATTCCACTTTGATTGCTGCTCACCCGCCACCTCTATGTCCCCTGC
Proteins encoded in this region:
- the SSBP3 gene encoding single-stranded DNA-binding protein 3 isoform X10, whose translation is MPGGPIPPGFFQPFMSPRYAGGPRPPIRMGNQPPGGVPGTQPLLPNSMDPTRQQGHPNMGGSMQRMNPPRGMGPMGPGPQTDPWLSLQNYGSGMRPPPNSLGPAMPGINMGPGAGRPWPNPNSANSIPYSSSSPGTYVGPPGGGGPPGTPIMPSPADSTNSSDNIYTMINPVPPGGSRSNFPMGPGSDGPMGGMGGMEPHHMNGSLGSGDIDGLPKNSPNNISGISNPPGTPRDDGELGGNFLHSFQNDNYSPSMTMSV
- the SSBP3 gene encoding single-stranded DNA-binding protein 3 isoform X9; amino-acid sequence: MALVSAAAAPSPVLGNIPPNDGMPGGPIPPGFFQPFMSPRYAGGPRPPIRMGNQPPGGVPGTQPLLPNSMDPTRQQGHPNMGGSMQRMNPPRGMGPMGPGPQTDPWLSLQNYGSGMRPPPNSLGPAMPGINMGPGAGRPWPNPNSANSIPYSSSSPGTYVGPPGGGGPPGTPIMPSPADSTNSSDNIYTMINPVPPGGSRSNFPMGPGSDGPMGGMGGMEPHHMNGSLGSGDIDGLPKNSPNNISGISNPPGTPRDDGELGGNFLHSFQNDNYSPSMTMSV
- the SSBP3 gene encoding single-stranded DNA-binding protein 3 isoform X8; this translates as MPGGPIPPGFFQGPPGSQPSPHAQPPPHNPSSMMGPHSQPFMSPRYAGGPRPPIRMGNQPPGGVPGTQPLLPNSMDPTRQQGHPNMGGSMQRMNPPRGMGPMGPGPQTDPWLSLQNYGSGMRPPPNSLGPAMPGINMGPGAGRPWPNPNSANSIPYSSSSPGTYVGPPGGGGPPGTPIMPSPADSTNSSDNIYTMINPVPPGGSRSNFPMGPGSDGPMGGMGGMEPHHMNGSLGSGDIDGLPKNSPNNISGISNPPGTPRDDGELGGNFLHSFQNDNYSPSMTMSV